The following proteins are co-located in the Acidimicrobiia bacterium genome:
- a CDS encoding DUF2191 domain-containing protein, translated as MTRVRLSTTVDGRLLEEARRLRTDVNDARLIDEALAALLAQYRVAEIDAAYGAYDAQPLDQPDEWGDLASFREAAGSS; from the coding sequence ATGACCAGAGTGAGACTTAGCACCACGGTGGACGGGAGGTTGCTCGAAGAAGCAAGACGCCTCCGAACTGACGTCAACGACGCCCGGCTGATCGACGAAGCGCTGGCAGCGCTACTCGCCCAATACAGGGTGGCCGAGATTGATGCGGCTTACGGCGCTTATGACGCCCAGCCGCTCGACCAACCCGACGAATGGGGTGACCTGGCCTCGTTCCGTGAGGCCGCTGGGTCCTCGTGA